The following DNA comes from Rhizobium lusitanum.
CCGAAAATCTCTGGTCGTGGAGATCCCGGACCGGCATTGCGCGCAGGAAGTTGCTGGCACTCTCCGCACGTTTCGGCCTGAAGGTCGATCCCGATGCCCGGCTCGGAGATCTCTCCGTCGGCGAACAGCAGCGCGTGGAAATCCTCAAGGCCCTTTATAACGATGCTCGTATCCTGATCCTCGACGAACCGACCGCTGTGCTCACCAATATCGAGGCGGAGCACCTGTTTGCGACTCTCAAGGAAATGGCCCGCCAGGGCCTGTCGCTGATCTTCATTTCCCATAAGCTCGACGAGGTGATGGCCGCTGCCGACCGCATCGTCGTACTGCGCGGCGGCAGGATGGTGGCCGAGCGCGAAGCGTCGCGGACGAACAAGACGGAACTTGCAGAGCTGATGGTCGGCCATCGGGTGACGCGCCCGGTCCGAGAGCCGGGCACGCCGGGCGACGTCGCGCTTGAAGCACGCGACGTGACGGTCAGCATTGGCGGTGTCGAGCGACTGAAGAAGGTTAGCTTCAACCTGCGCGCCGGCGAAATTCTCGGCATCATCGGCGTCTCGGGCAACGGCCAGACAGCACTCGCGCAGATATTCTCCGGCACCCTTGCCCGCACATCGGGCGAGCTTCTCTTCTTTGGCAAGCCGATGGGTAACCCGGACGTCACCGAAATCGTGGGAGCAAGCATTGGTCGCATCCCCGAAGACCGCAACAAGGAAGGTGCGATCGGCGAGATGGCGATTTGGGAAAACGCCGTGCTGGAACGCCTTTCCTCCTTCTCGAAGAACGGGCTGGTCGACAGGAAGGCCGGCATCGCCTTTGCGCAGGACATCATCGCAGAGTTCGACGTACGCGGCGGCACTCCGGCAAGCCGCACCCGACTGCTGTCGGGCGGCAACATGCAGAAGCTCATTCTCGGTCGTAACCTCCATCAGCGCCCGAAAATCCTCATCGCCGCGCAGCCGGCGCGCGGGCTGGACGAAGGCGCGGTGGCCGCGGTTCAAGCCCGCATTCTTCAGGCACGTCGCCAGGGGACGGCGGTGCTGCTGATTTCGGAAGATCTCGATGAGGTCATTGCCTTGGCGGATCGTATCCAGGCAATCGTCGGCGGCAGGCTGTCACCACCGGTCGACGCTAAGGAGGCGGATGCCCGCATGCTGGGCCTGATGATGGCCGGAGAGTGGTCGAAACCAGCGGAGGTCGGCCATGCGGTTTGAACGTCGCGAGCATCGCCCCCTCTATCTGATGATCCTGACACCGTTGCTCGCTGTCGTCGCTGCGCTGGCGCTCGCCGGCATATTGATCGCGATTGCCGGCGCGCCCGTTCTCGAGGCCTACCGACGCATCCTGATCGGCGCCTTCGGCTCGCGGCTTTCGACAACCGAGACGCTGACGCGCGCCACGCCGTTGATGCTGACGGGACTTGCGGCCGCCGTCGCCTTCCGCGCCCGGCTCTGGAACATCGGTGCCGAGGGACAGTTCTATCTCGGCGCGATTGCCGTCGCCGCCTTCGGCTCGAACATGCTCGCTGGGTTACCGGCGCCGATCCTGATCCCGCTGCTACTGGTCATCGGCGCCGTCGCGGGGATGGTGCTGATCCTGATCCCGCTCTGGCTGAGATTGCGTTTCTCCGTCGACGAGGTGGTGACCAGCCTGATCCTCAATTTCATTGCCGTACTCTTCGTCTCCATGCTGATCGACGGCGTGCTCAAGGATCCCTCGGCCTTCGGCTGGCCGCAGTCCCAGGCGGTCGTCGATCATGCCATGCTGCCGAAGCTGATCGCCCGCTCACGCCTGCATATCGGCTTTGTGATCGCCATTGCCCTGGCTGTTGTCGTCTATTTCATCCAGTCGCGCACCGTCTTCGGCATGCGGTCGCGCGCCGCCGGCCTCAACCCTTCCGGCGCGGCCTTTGCCGGCGTGCGGTTGGGCAGCACACTCGTCAAGGTCGCCTGCCTTTCGGGTGGGCTTGCCGGGCTTGCCGGCGCGGTCGAAGTGATGGGCGTCAAGGGCTATGTGACCACCGACCTGTCGCCCGGCTTCGGCTATGCAGGCATCGTCGTCGCCATGCTCGCCAATCTCAATCCGCTCGGCGTGGTGTTGGCCGCCATCTTCACGGCCACCATGTTCGTCGGCGCCGATGGCATGAGCCGCAGCCTCGGCATCCCGACCTATATCGCCGATGTCACCGTGGCCCTGTCACTGCTCACCATGCTGATCGCGGTGTTCTTCACGCAATACAGGATCCGCCGATGAGCGCGCTGTTCGACATCATCGCCTCCGCCGGGCTCTGGGCCGCCGTGCTGCGCATCGCGACACCGCTGATCTTCGGCACGTTGGGAGCCCTGCTTTGCGAGCGCGCAGGCGTGCTCAATCTCGGCATCGAGGGCATCATGACCTTCGGTGCGATGGCCGGCTGGCTGTCGGTCTATCATGGCGCCGATCTGTGGACCGGTCTTCTGGTCGCGGCGATCGCCGGTGGTGTCTTCGGCCTGCTGCATTCGGCATTGACGGTGACGCTCGGCCTGTCGCAGCATGTCTCCGGTCTTGGCGTGACGCTGTTCGCCTCGAGTTTCAGCTATTATGTCTTCCGGCTGGTCGTGCCGGTCGCCGGAACGCCGCCGACCATCGTGCCGTTCCAGCCGATCAGCATTCCCGGCCTGTCGACCCTGCCCTTCATCGGCCCGGCCTTGTTCACGCAAACCGCGCCAACCTATCTGGCGATCCTGGTTGCACTGCTCATGGCCTATATCATCTTTCGCACGCCGGTTGGGCTCGCGATCCGCATGACCGGCGAGAACCCGCATGCGGCCGAGGCGCAGGGCGTCAACCCGATGAAGGTGCGCTACGGTGCCGTGATCGCCGGCAGCGCGCTGATGGGCATGGGTGGCGCCTTCCTCACGCTTTCCGCCTTCAACAGTTTCTTCCCGACTATGGTGCAGGGCCGCGGCTGGATATGCATCGCGCTCGTCGTCTTTTCCTCCTGGCGACCGGGCCGGGCGCTGTTCGGCGCCCTGCTTTTCGCCTTCTTCGACGCCTTCCAGCTCCGCCTACAAACGGCAGTGCAAGGCGTGCCCTACCAGATCTTCCTGATGACACCCTATGTCCTGTCCATCGTCGCGCTCGCCGTGATGAGCCGACGCGCCCGCGTGCCGCAGGCGCTGATGCAGCCCTATCGACGCGGCGAGAGATAATCCGACGTTTCGCCTTCGGCAGGCATCGCGGCGATAAAGTATAGCGACGAGATACCTGTGGCGGCGCCCATCTCCTGACCTGCCACCAAGGTGACAGCGCCATTTTTGAGACGGTGTAGCGCCGGTCAAGCAAGTGGGGGCGTTGCGCCGAGCGGATTTAGGGCGTGCACTGCTGAGCCGTATCAATCTGGCCGTAGCCAAGATGACAATGACGCCCGCCGGTTAATGACAATCGGCGGGGTTGGACAAAAGCATCCCGACGCGAGATCGCCGCAGGCGCGGGCGAACGCCTGAAAGATTTGGAAAACCGTTCTTCACTCTTGCGAAGTACGTTCTGCGCCTTCGCCTTGAACCAAGGTCGGCGGACTTGAACAGCATGCATCGCCCCTCGCCGGCGGTGATGGGCTCGCCGGCGCGACGTCTTTCAAATGAGGCGGTCGTCTGTCGCCGGCGGTGTAGGATTACGCGGAGTTTTTGCGCGGGATTTCTTATCCCCTTCCAGGGCAGGCTCTTGGTTCTGCGCAGGACGCTTGTCCTCAACGTCCTTCGGCAAGGGCTGCGGGTCGGCCTTTTTCACGAAACGGATCATTGTCATTCTCCTGATCTGACGGATTGAGAAAGCGCCCCACATGAATATGGGGCGCTTTTGGACTGAATGTCTCACATGACGAGAGCGGAGGCGCAGCCCTCAATGTGCGGCTGTCCGATGTGCTCTAGTTCAGGCGCTGCTGTCAGTATCCCATGCCACCCATGTCGCCATTTCCGGCCATCGCGGCAGGCTCTTTTGCCGGAATATCGGCGATCATCGCTTCGGCGGTGATCAGAAGTGCTGCAATCGAGCCGGCGTCCTGCAAGGCAGTCCGCACGACCTTGGCGGGATCGACGATGCCGGCCTTGACCATATCGACATAGGTTTCCGTCTGCGCGTCGAAACCTTGATTGTGATCCGTGCTGTCGATGAGCTTTCCGACAACGATCGAGCCCTCAACGCCGGCATTGTCGGCGATCTGCCGGATCGGAGCTTCAAGCGCGCGCAGCACGATCGAGATACCGGCCGTTATGTCGGCGTTTTCTCCGGTCAGCCCGGTCAGGACCGACTTTGCACGCAGCAATGCCACGCCGCCGCCGGGCACGATGCCTTCCTCGACCGCCGCGCGGGTAGCGTTCAGCGCATCGTCGATGCGGTCCTTCTTTTCCTTGACTTCGATCTCGGTCACGCCGCCAACACGGATCACCGCGACACCGCCGGCAAGTTTCGCCAGGCGTTCCTGCAGCTTTTCCTTGTCGTAGTCGCTGGTCGTATCCTCGATCTGGGTTTTGATCTGCTGGACGCGTGCCTGGATGGTCGCCTTCTCGCCGGAGCCGTCGATGATGGTGGTCGTGTCCTTCTCGATCAGCACGCGCTTGGCGCGTCCCAACATGTCGATCGTGACATTCTCAAGCTTGATGCCGAGATCCTCGGAGATTACCTGACCGGCGGTGAGGACGGCAATATCTTCCAGCATCGCCTTGCGGCGATCGCCGAAGCCCGGAGCCTTGACGGCCGCGACCTTCAAGCCGCCACGCAGCTTGTTGACGACCAATGTCGCCAGCGCTTCGCCTTCCACATCTTCCGAGATGATCAACAGCGGCTGGCCGCTCTGCACCACAGCTTCAAGGATCGGCAGCATTGCCTGCAGATTGCCGAGCTTCTTCTCGTGGAGGAGGATATAGGGATCCTCAAGCTCGACGCGCATCTTCTCGGCATTGGTGACAAAATAGGGCGACAGGTAGCCGCGGTCGAACTGCATGCCCTCGACGACGTCAAGTTCGGTGTCGGCGGTTCTTGCTTCCTCGACCGTAATGACGCCCTCGTTGCCGACCTTGTCCATCGCCTTGGCGATCATTTCGCCGACGCTCGCGTCACCATTCGCGGCGATGGTGCCGACCTGGGCGATCTCGCCGGAGGACTGGACCTTCTTGGCTCGTGCCTGGATTTCCTTGACGACGGCGATAACCGCAAGGTCGATGCCGCGTTTGAGGTCCATAGGGTTCATGCCGACGGCGACAAGCCTCACGCCCTCGCGCAGAATGGATGCGGCGAGCACCGTCGCGGTCGTCGTGCCATCGCCGGCAAGGTCATTGGTCTTTGAGGCGACTTCGCGCACCATTTGCGCGCCCATGTTCTCGAACTTGTCGGCCAGCTCGATTTCCTTGGCGACGGTGACGCCGTCCTTGGTGATGCGCGGCGCGCCGTAAGCGCTGGCGATCACGACATTGCGGCCCTTGGGGCCGAGCGTCACCTTGACGGCATTGTTGAGTAGCTCGACACCGCGGAGCATGCGATCGCGCGCATCGGCGGAGAATCTGATTTGCTTGGCAGACATGTTGTTCGTCCAGTTCAGTCTTGAAATTACGGGATTGGAGATCGGCCGTCAGGCGACCTTTAGGGCTGCTTCGTCGGTCTTTCCGACGATGCCCATGATGTCGGCCTCCTCCATGATCAGGAGTTCCTCGCCATCGATCTTGACCTCGGTTCCGGACCATTTGCCGAACAGGATCGTGTCGCCGGCCTTGACGTCGAGGGGAACCAATGCGCCGTCTTCATTGCGTATGCCCGGACCAACGGCGATGACTTCGCCTTCCTGCGGCTTTTCCTTGGCGGTGTCTGGAATGATGATCCCGCCCTTGGATTTGAGATCGCCTTCCGCGCGCCGGATGACGACGCGATCGTGGAGTGGACGGAATTTCATAGGGTTCTTTCTAAAGCCGGAGCATATTGCGGCTGAGACCCCAACATAGCACTCGTGGCACTCGATTGATAGGAGTGCCAAGAAATATTAGGTGCGTTTCAAAATTATCATGAAATATAACTCGGCCATTCTGCTCCCGCATTTGATCAAAACTAGGTGATTTGCGAGAATTTCATGGCCCTTAATTTGTAATTTTATTTTGTGATTTCTGAATTTTATTGATGAATATTCACAGAGATGCCTGATTAAGCCTTGATTGAATCCCATTGGAGTCGTAAGTGTAAAGTTCATTTATTTGAACTGCTCCGGCTTTCGCGGCGTCAGAGACCTACGACCCGCGTGCATCACCGAGTCCTCGACAGTGAACGCATAGCGCCGTTCCGGCGCGCGTCGGCCTGTCCGAACCTTTGATGATCCCTCGCGCGGACCTTGGATGTACCGGCACAGTCCGGATCGTTCCGGTTCGGATGGGAATAGTGCAGGAAGGCGCATTGGCGTGTTCCTGTGGAGAGCCACGCCATGACCAATCGCACCACTCAAACCGTCGTCCACTTTTCATTCCCATTCCTGCTGCCAGGTTTCGACGCGCCGCAACCGGCCGGCGAATACCGCGTCGATCACGACGAGGAGGCCATCGAGGGGATCTCTCGGCTTGCCTGGCGACGTGTCGGCGCCTTCATCCATCTGCCGGCGATCGCCATGCCGGGTTCAAGGCAGCAAATGGTACCCATCAATCCCACGGATCTCGAAATCGCACTCGAAAAGGACCATAAGCAATCATGACCGATATAAAAGGCAGTGCTCATCCGATCCGGCGCGATCCAGCCACGCATCTTTTTACCTTGGGGCAGGCCGTCTGGATAAGAAAAGGCCCCGGCATGGCCGCCCCCAAATTCAGGAGCACCTACCGTGTCACCGGTACGCTGCCGCCGAAGGGTAATGTACTGCAATACCGCATCCGCAACGACGACGAACCTCATGAGCGGGTGATGATGGAAGACCAACTGGAATCGGTGCGTGCCTCATCCGGTGGCGCAGAGACTCTCATGGAGAAGACCTTCGGTCATGCTCAGGGAACGAAACCATGGCTCTCCTGAAACGAGAAAACCAGACAAGAAAAAGTGCCGCCGAAATCTGAAGGTGCACATGGTTGTTAGCCTTGCCACACAGGAGCCCCCTTTATGCTGATCCGCTACGGTTACGAAATGACCCTGACCTGCCAGCAGCCGACTGCCCTAGTATGCCTGCTATCGGTCCACGACGACCGCGCGGCGGATATCAGATCTCCGGAAACAGTATTCACCACCCCAGATGTTCCGACATCGACTTACCGCGATCTCTTTGGCAACCGATGCCGACGACTTGTCGCGCCGGCGGGCGATCTGACGATATGGGGCGATGCCACGATTGAGGACGACGGCAAAACCGACCGGATCGTACCTGACGCCCGAGAACTGCCGGTTTCGGATCTGCCGGATGATTGCCTCGTCTATCTCATGGGCAGCCGCTATTGCGAAACCGACCGGTTGAGCCAGTTTGCCTGGGACACGTTCGGCACGATCACACCCGGCTGGGCGCGGGTGCAGGCGGTTTGCGATTTCGTCCACAACCACATTCGCTTCGACTACATGCAAGCGCGATCGACGCGGACGGCATTCGAGGCCTTCCATGAGCGCGTCGGCGTCTGCCGTGACTATGCGCATCTTGCCGTCACGCTCTGCCGCTGCCTCAACATTCCCACCCGTTATGTCAACGGCCATCTCGGCGACATCGGTGTTCCCGTCGTCGATCCAATGGATTTCAGCGCCTGGATGGAAGTCTTCCTCGATGGTGCCTGGTATACGTTCGATCCGCGCAACAACAAGCCCCGGATCGGCCGCATCGTCGTGGCGCGGGGCCGCGATGCAGCCGATATACCGCTCATCAACTCGTTCGGCCCGCATGTGCTGAAAGCATTTCGCGTCTGGACCTATGAAGTGACAAGCGGCTAATTTCCGGTTTACCGGAAACAGCGGCTGGGGCATCATCAACTTAACGGGCCGGGAAGGACGATTGGGGTCGCAAGAGGCATGACCCGCATCGCGGGTGGTCCGCTGGACCACCTCCGCCGTTTCCCGCCAAAGTGATTGCCCATACCGTCAGGCTTTATGTCCGGTTTAGCCGACTACCAAAGCCCGGGGTGCCGGTTAACGTCTTTGTAAAGCAGGTAGCGGAAACGGCCCGGACCGCCGGCGTAGCAGGCTTGCGGGCAGAAGGCGCGCAACCACATGAAGTCGCCCGCTTCCACTTCCACCCAGTCCTGATTCAGCCGATAGACCGCCTTGCCTTCGAGCACGTATAGACCATGCTCCATGACATGCGTCTCCATGAAGGGGATCGTCGCGCCCGGCTCAAGGGAGACGATATTGAGATGCATGTCGTAGCGGACGTCGGACGGATCGATGAAGCGGGTCGTTCCCCAGCGGCCATCCGTGTCCGGCATCGACGAAATGGCATGTTCGTCCTCATGCGTGAAAATAGCGGGCGGAGCTTCCAATCCCTCGACTGGCTGGAACGCCTTCCTGACCCAATGGAATCTGACTGGCGCAGTTCCCGGGTTGCTCAGCTTCCACGCGGCTCCAGCCGGGATAAAGGCAAAGGATCCTGCTTTTAACGCATACTGGCTTCCCGCAAATTCGATTGCCATCTCGCCCTCGACGACGAAGATCGCTGCTTCCGCACGCTTGTCAGGTTCAGGCCGGTCGCTTCCGCCGCCTGGCAGGACCTCCATCACGTATTGCGAGAACGTTTCCGAGAAACCGGTGAGCGGCCGGGATAGAATCCAGGCTCTCGTTCCCGACCAATGCGGAAGCACGCTCGTTACGATGTCGGTCATAACGCTTCGTGGAATAACCGCATAGGCCGTCGTAAAAACAGCCTTGCTTGAAAGCAGTTCGGTCTGTGGCGGCAATCCGCCGAGTTTCGAATAGTAATTTCTATCGGTCATGGGTGCGGTCTCGCGGCGCGGGATTATGCATTTGCCTTAAGTGCCGCTCGCCTTTTAAGCAACAATAAATTCGGCGCTCACCAGCCCGGAAATCAAAAAATTCAATCAAAATATTGTTTTTAAACATGGAACTTCAATTTCATTTAAGTCGGCATGAAAACTGCTTCTCATCCCGTGACTGGGTCCTGCCCGGTGGCAACAAGAAACAGATGAGGGACGGCATGAACCAGGCATTAGGTCTTCTATCACAGAGAGGATCCATTCTTCGCAAATTCCGCAAATCCATCATGGTCGGAGCGACTGCCATCGCACTGGCCGCCGCAGGCGTGGGAACGGCCTTTGCCGCGGGAACGCTGCGGATCGGCATGACCGCTTCCGATATTCCGCTGACCACCGGACAGACGGACCAGGGCGGCGAAGGTCAGCGCTTCATGGGTTACACGGTCTATGACTCGCTCGTCGAATGGGATCTTACAAGTGCCGTAAAGCCGTCCGCCCTCGTTCCGGGGCTCGCCGTCTCCTGGGCAGTCGATGCCAACGACAAGACGAAATGGACTTTCAAGCTTCGCGACGGCGTCAAGTTTCATGACGGCAGCGCGTTCACCGCAGATGCTGTCATCTGGAACCTCGACAAGCTTCTGAAGCAGGATGCTCCCCAATTCGACAAGCGCCAGGCGGCCCAGGGCAAGTCGCGCATTCCGGCCGTGGCCAGCTACAAGGCAATCGATCCGCTGACGGTCGAGATCACCACCAAGACACCAGATGCAACGCTGCCTTATCAATTGAGCTGGATCCTGATGTCCTCTCCCGCAAACTGGGAAACGCAGGGCAAGAACTGGGACGCAGTTGCGCAGAAGCCGTCCGGGACCGGGCCATGGAAGCTGGAAAGCGGCTTCACGCCTCGCGAGCGCGCTGAACTGACGCCAAACAAGAACTACTGGGATCCGGCGCGCGTGCCGAAACTCGACAAGCTGATCCTCATTCCGCTGCCCGAACCGAACACCCGCGTCGCCGCTCTGCGATCCGGCCAGGTCGACTGGATCGAGGCGCCAGCGCCGGACTCCGTCGCTTCTCTCAAGGAGGCCGGCTTCACGATCGTGACAAACTCCTATCCGCATAACTGGACATGGCATTTCTCCCGTGTCGAAGGTTCACCCTGGAACGATATTCGCGTTCGCAAGGCCGCAAACCTCGCCGTTGATCGCGACGGTCTGAACGAGCTTCTCGGCGGCCTCTCGATCCCGGCCCAGGGGTTCATGCCGCCCGGCCACCAGTGGTTCGGCAACCCGACCTTCAAGCTCAGCTACAATGTCGAGGAAGCGAAGAAGCTAATGGCGGAAGCCGGATACGGTCCCGACAAGCGCATCAAGACCAAGGTCATCATTTCCTCGTCCGGCTCCGGCCAGATGCTGCCGCTGGCGATGAACGAGTATATCCAGCAGACGCTTGCCGAGATCGGTATCGATATCGAATATGAGGTGGCCGACTGGAACACGGTCATCAATATCTGGCGCGCGGGAGCGAAGGATCCGAGTGCCAAGGGCGCAACGGCCATCAACTACTCCTATTTCATCCAGGATCCCTTTACCGGCCTCATCCGACATCTGCAGTGCAATCTCGCACCGCCGGCAGGTACGAACTGGGGTTATTATTGCGATCCGGAAATGGATGCGCTCTTCGAAAAGGTGCGCAACACCTTCGATCCCGTCGAACAGGACAAGGTTCTCCAGCAGGTGCATGAGAAATACGTCAATGAAGCGCTGTTCCTGATGGTCACGCACGACGTCAACCCACGCGCGATGAGCACCAAGGTCAAGGGCTTCGTGCAGGCTCAAAACTGGTTCCAGGACTTCTCGCAGATCACGCTGGATCCCTGATCCCCGAAACGGGTGCGCCGGCTTGCCGGTGCACCTCCATTGAAGCGCGAACTTACTCTTCCCAAGCGAGGATCTCATGCTGGCTTATGGTTTGAAACGGCTTCTGCACGTCATACCGGTGGCGATCGGCGTTAGCATCGTCTGTTTTATGCTGATCCATATTGCGCCGGGCGACCCGCTTGCGGCCATCCTGCCCTCCGATGCATCGGCCGAACTCCAGGCCGAGATGCGAAGCTTCTACGGCCTCGATCGGCCGCTGCCGGTCCAGTACGCATTGTGGAGTTGGCGGGTGCTGCATGGCGATCTCGGCATCTCTATCGCCAGCGGACGACCGGTCCTCGGCGAAATTGCCTCGGCTTCGCTCAATTCGATCATCCTCGCTGTCGCTGCAACGCTGATCGGCTTCACGCTCGGTGCGGGCCTCGGCTTCCTGGCAGGTGTCTTCCGCGGCAAATGGATCGACCGCATCGCTTCGGCGATCTCGATGCTCGGCGTCAGCGTGCCGCACTACTGGCTCGGCATGGTGCTTGTCATCATCTTTTCGGTAAGGCTCGGCTGGCTTCCCGCGATGGGCGGTGGCCCCGGCGGATCGGATGGAAGAGCGGTCAACTGGGAGTATCTCCGCTATCTCATCCTTCCCGCCATCACCATGTCCGTCATCCCGATGGGAATCATCGCCCGGACGATCCGTTCGCTGGTCGCGGATATTCTCGCACAGGATTTCACACAGGCCCTTGCCGCCAAGGGGCTGATGACGCGGCAGATCCTGCGCCACGTCGTTCGCAATGCCGCACCGACGGCAATATCGGTCATGGGCCTGCAGCTTGGCTATCTGCTCGGCGGTTCCATCCTGATCGAGACGGTCTTCTCCTGGCCGGGAACAGGTTTCCTCCTGAACGGAGCGATCTTCAGCAGAGACTTGCCCGTGCTCCAGGGCACCATCCTTGTGCTCGCCATGTTCTTCGTTCTCGTCAACCTCGTCGTCGACGTGCTTCAGAGCGCGATCGATCCGCGTATCCAGAGGAGTTGAGCCCATGGTGGCTGTTACAGCAGACGTCATCGCGGATGGTTCGCGCACCGTCCGCTCCCCGGTTTCTGGCACGGCGTCGTCCGCCGTCTCTGTCGGGATCCGGTTGCCCTCGTGGCGCTCCTTGTCGTAATCCTGCTGATCGCGGCGGCAATCCTCGCTCCCTATCTGGCGCCATACGATCCGACAAAGGCGAGCGTGATCCGCCGTCTGAAGCCGATCGGCACTCCGGGGTATGTACTCGGGACCGATGAACTTGGCCGCGACATGCTTTCCCGGCTGATTTACGGCGCAAGACTATCGCTGTTGATGGGCGTCATCCCTGTACCAATCGCCTTCGTGATCGGATCCACGATCGGTATCATTGCAGGCTATGCGGGCGGCATCGTCAATACGCTCATCATGCGGACGGTCGACGTCTTCTACGCGTTTCCGTCGGTGCTGCTTGCCGTCGCGCTCTCCGGTGCACTCGGCTCCGGCCTGACCAATGCGCTCGTGTCGCTGACGGTAGTGTTCATTCCACAAATCGCCCGCGTCGCCGAGAGTGTGACCACTCAGGTACGAAACCTCGACTATGTGGATGCTGCCCGCGCCTCAGGCGCAAAAGCCCGCACGATCATAACCGTCCATATTCTGGGCAATGTTCTTGGCCCGATCTTCGTGTTTGCGACCAGCCTCATCTCGGTATCGATGATCCTGGCTTCCGGCCTTTCCTTCCTGGGGCTCGGCGTCAGACCGCCGGATGCCGAGTGGGGCCTGATGTTGAATACGTTGCGCACGGCAATCTACGTCAACCCCTATGTGGCGGCTCTGCCGGGCGTGATGATCTTCATCACCTCGATCTGCTTCAATCTTTTCTCGGATGGGCTGCGTGCGGCAATGGATGTGAAATCATGATGGATGCCCTCCCCCTGTCCACGACAGATCCGCGCGACCGTGGCGGCCCGGCACAGCCGTTGGTCTCAGTCAGATCTCTCCTAAAACATTTTCCCGTCAAAGGCGGAGGGTTGTTCCAGCCAAAGAAGGTGGTCCGCGCCGTTGACGGGATCGACTTCGACATTCTGAAGGGTGAGACACTTGGCGTGGTCGGCGAAAGCGGCTGCGGCAAGTCGACAACGGCGCGGTTGCTGATGCAATTGATCAAGCGGGATCAAGGCGAAGTACTGTTCGATGGCGAAACGGTCGGCGGTACGCTGTCGTTGAGCGATTATCGCAGGCAGGTGCAAATGGTCTTCCAGGACAGTTATGCCTCGCTGAACCCGCGCCTGACGATGGAGGAGTCGATCTCGTTCGGCCCGCGGGTTCACGGTGTTCCTGCAGAAAAGGCCATGGCTCGGGCACACGACCTGCTGCACAGGGTCGGCCTGGAGCCGAACCGCTTTGCCGGACGCTATCCACACGAGCTTTCCGGCGGTCAGCGACAACGGGTCAACATTGCCCGCGCCCTGGCGCTGGAACCGCGTCTCGTCATCCTCGACGAAGCCGTGTCGGCACTCGACAAGTCGGTGGAGGCGCAGGTGCTGAACCTGCTGCTCGATCTCAAGCGGGATTTCGGCCTGACCTACCTCTTCATCTCGCATGACCTCAACGTCGTTCGCTTCATGTGTGACCGCGTTATGGTCATGTATCTCGGAAAGGTAGCGGAGATCGGTAGCCGCGACGCGATTTTCGACCGCACGAGGCATCCCTATTCGGCGGCGTTGCTTGCCTCCATGCCGAAGATCAACCCCTCCGATCGCACTTCGGAAGCTCCACTTGCAGGTGATCCGCCAAATCCAATCGATCCGCCTCCCGGCTGTCGATTCCATACGCGTTGCGCCTTTGCCGAGGATATTTGCAGCCGGGAGATGCCGCCGCTTGCGATCGTATC
Coding sequences within:
- a CDS encoding ABC transporter ATP-binding protein, with protein sequence MTEPVLEIENVSKRFGDTVANDAISLTLAKGEIVALLGENGAGKTTLMSILFGHYVPDTGRILIDGTELPHGKPRAAISAGVGMVHQHFSLAPNLTVLENVMTGTENLWSWRSRTGIARRKLLALSARFGLKVDPDARLGDLSVGEQQRVEILKALYNDARILILDEPTAVLTNIEAEHLFATLKEMARQGLSLIFISHKLDEVMAAADRIVVLRGGRMVAEREASRTNKTELAELMVGHRVTRPVREPGTPGDVALEARDVTVSIGGVERLKKVSFNLRAGEILGIIGVSGNGQTALAQIFSGTLARTSGELLFFGKPMGNPDVTEIVGASIGRIPEDRNKEGAIGEMAIWENAVLERLSSFSKNGLVDRKAGIAFAQDIIAEFDVRGGTPASRTRLLSGGNMQKLILGRNLHQRPKILIAAQPARGLDEGAVAAVQARILQARRQGTAVLLISEDLDEVIALADRIQAIVGGRLSPPVDAKEADARMLGLMMAGEWSKPAEVGHAV
- a CDS encoding ABC transporter permease, whose translation is MRFERREHRPLYLMILTPLLAVVAALALAGILIAIAGAPVLEAYRRILIGAFGSRLSTTETLTRATPLMLTGLAAAVAFRARLWNIGAEGQFYLGAIAVAAFGSNMLAGLPAPILIPLLLVIGAVAGMVLILIPLWLRLRFSVDEVVTSLILNFIAVLFVSMLIDGVLKDPSAFGWPQSQAVVDHAMLPKLIARSRLHIGFVIAIALAVVVYFIQSRTVFGMRSRAAGLNPSGAAFAGVRLGSTLVKVACLSGGLAGLAGAVEVMGVKGYVTTDLSPGFGYAGIVVAMLANLNPLGVVLAAIFTATMFVGADGMSRSLGIPTYIADVTVALSLLTMLIAVFFTQYRIRR
- a CDS encoding ABC transporter permease, whose product is MSALFDIIASAGLWAAVLRIATPLIFGTLGALLCERAGVLNLGIEGIMTFGAMAGWLSVYHGADLWTGLLVAAIAGGVFGLLHSALTVTLGLSQHVSGLGVTLFASSFSYYVFRLVVPVAGTPPTIVPFQPISIPGLSTLPFIGPALFTQTAPTYLAILVALLMAYIIFRTPVGLAIRMTGENPHAAEAQGVNPMKVRYGAVIAGSALMGMGGAFLTLSAFNSFFPTMVQGRGWICIALVVFSSWRPGRALFGALLFAFFDAFQLRLQTAVQGVPYQIFLMTPYVLSIVALAVMSRRARVPQALMQPYRRGER
- the groL gene encoding chaperonin GroEL (60 kDa chaperone family; promotes refolding of misfolded polypeptides especially under stressful conditions; forms two stacked rings of heptamers to form a barrel-shaped 14mer; ends can be capped by GroES; misfolded proteins enter the barrel where they are refolded when GroES binds), translated to MSAKQIRFSADARDRMLRGVELLNNAVKVTLGPKGRNVVIASAYGAPRITKDGVTVAKEIELADKFENMGAQMVREVASKTNDLAGDGTTTATVLAASILREGVRLVAVGMNPMDLKRGIDLAVIAVVKEIQARAKKVQSSGEIAQVGTIAANGDASVGEMIAKAMDKVGNEGVITVEEARTADTELDVVEGMQFDRGYLSPYFVTNAEKMRVELEDPYILLHEKKLGNLQAMLPILEAVVQSGQPLLIISEDVEGEALATLVVNKLRGGLKVAAVKAPGFGDRRKAMLEDIAVLTAGQVISEDLGIKLENVTIDMLGRAKRVLIEKDTTTIIDGSGEKATIQARVQQIKTQIEDTTSDYDKEKLQERLAKLAGGVAVIRVGGVTEIEVKEKKDRIDDALNATRAAVEEGIVPGGGVALLRAKSVLTGLTGENADITAGISIVLRALEAPIRQIADNAGVEGSIVVGKLIDSTDHNQGFDAQTETYVDMVKAGIVDPAKVVRTALQDAGSIAALLITAEAMIADIPAKEPAAMAGNGDMGGMGY
- a CDS encoding co-chaperone GroES; translation: MKFRPLHDRVVIRRAEGDLKSKGGIIIPDTAKEKPQEGEVIAVGPGIRNEDGALVPLDVKAGDTILFGKWSGTEVKIDGEELLIMEEADIMGIVGKTDEAALKVA